The genomic stretch agagagagaggcagagacataggcagagggagaagcaggctccatgcaccgagagcccgacgtgggattcgatcccaggtctccaggatcgcgccctgggccaaaggcaggcgctaaaccgctgcgccacccagggatccccaaatcaatgtatttttaaCCAGTTGTGCTGATGGTTTGCCTCCTGCAAGAGGCATTAGCCCTAGATTCTTTTCTCAGCTCTCAAGATGGAAAACAACCCATCATTCATTCAGAGGGAGGGGCAAACTGAGTTAATCAGACTCCAAGACCCATGCTAATCATTGATCCCGTAATGCCACAATATTCAATACCTAAGGATCTCTGGCTCCTTCCAGTTCTTAAGAATCTGTCTAGCACAGTTAATATTTCACAAAATCGAAGAGCCCAGTTGTTTTAAAGCCCAAAGGGCTTGGCCATCATTAGATTTATGGTTTCAATTGAGCTCTGTCACTGTCTACCTGATAAGATAGACAAGTCACTTCTATACATCTCAGTCTTGGCGTTTGTAAAgtgagggaagagaaacaaaCCCTGAAATCACATCTAAGGGTCTATGGAAAGaaaatggtgtttttaaaaagagtcataCAAATTTTTGTCTGCATTTAATTGAAGATGGGTTACAGTAgcttcaaaacaaaactaaaataacttACCTAGAATAAACTGCACTaaggaaggagaggaatgaaAAGGTATCCCAAAAGCAAAGATGGGGTATTTCCTGTAAGAGTAGTGAGACAgtaaaaaaaggcttttttttttttttttttagattttatttattcatttatgagagagacagagaggcagagacacaggaagagggagaaacaggctccatgcagggagcctgacctgggacttgatccctggtctccaggatcacaccccgagccagaggcagaggctcaaccactgagccacccaggcatcccaagaatttgGTTTAAACAGAACTTTTGTCAGCCCTACATTTTTCAGATGAATTGGTCATAGTCAATGCATTGGCTTGAAGGATCATTAATAGGagtttttttatgattttatttatttattcatgagagacacacacagagagaggcagaggcacaggcagagggagaagcaggctccccacagggagcctgatgtgggatttgatcccaggatccctggatcacaccgtgagctgaaggaggcgctcaactactgagccacccaggggtccctggattgaaggaattcttaaaaatctgCCCAAAAGCATGCTGCAGCCTCAAACtggaaggggggaaaaatgaaatgatgctTTCTCATTTGTGTTTATTCTTGTGCAACTTCGCCTGacatatttagtttcttttaaagtaTTGACTCACATTGCATGTATATTAAAAACCTACCCAAAAGTATGCTGCATCcccaaacagaaagaagaaagaaagaaagaaagaaagaaagaaagaaagaagaaagaaagaaagaaaagaaaagacacaaagaaagaaatgatgccTTCTCATTTGTGCTTATTCTTGGACAACTTGGCCTGAcatttggttgttgttgttgttgttaagtatTGACTCACATCGCATTTACTCATCACCCCTGCCCTCCCATACACATCTCACTTTTACTACCAGCAACACGACACACAAGGCTGCGTCCAGTTTCACTACAGCTCCCGGGGTTTCCAGGCGCGGGGCGCTCGCTTTCGGAGCGCCCCTTCTGATTGGCCGGGCCAATGTCAGTGACATCAACCAACTTACTTTCGATTGGAAGGCTGGTTGCTGGGACTCTAGCGTTTGCAGGAAGCCACTTAACCGTTTGCAAGCTGGGAAGCCGGGCGCCAAGTTCTCTGTTGTCACGAGAACGAGCGCCAGCGGTTCGGGGCggcggggtggggctgggggtgcggggggcgcgtgccccggccccgccgcccggagCGCGCGGGCCGGGGGGAGCCGCCCGGCGCTCCCGGGGAGGAGGCGGCGCGCCCCGCCGGCCTGCCCGGCTGTTACCCTTTTAAGCGCCCGCGTTCGAGGCTGTCGGGGTAGCACGAGGCGGCGGCTCGGAACGGCCGGATTGGCCGCGCGCCTCAGTCCTAGACGCACCTCTCCGCCGAGAGGCCGCGCTGACTGGCAGGGGGAGAAAGTAAACAGAGTTGAATCACCCTCCCCGCTGGCCAATTGGAGGGGGTTTGGGTTGTGACGTGATGGGATTCTGCGAAATTGTTACTGAGCGAGAGAATGCCGGAACGGTGCGGACCGGCCGGCGCAGGGGCTCGGAGGGCGCCCGCGGACCGGCCGAGAGGCGCGTCCTAGACCCGGCGCTCGCTGCGGCCCGAGCCCCCCGCGTGCGGGTGCTCGGGTGAACGGGACCCGGGGCTGCGGCTCGACGGAGAGAGGCCGGCGGCCGAGGGCGTGTACCTCCGTTGCAGTTTCCTCTCCCAGCGCCTCGGGGGCGTTTTCAAGCGAATAAACTTGCGGCCGCCACGTGTGGCATCTTTCCAAGGGAGCCGGCTCGGAGCGGCCGGCGCGCCCGTCGGGGGGACTcgcgccggggcgcggggcgcggggagcggggcgcgggcggcggcggcggcggcggcggcgcggcggagCCCGAGGCCGTGGATGCTGCGTGCGGAGGCGCTGCCGGTTACGTAAAGATGAGGGGCTGAGGTCGCCTCGCGCTCCTGCGAGTCGGaagcgccccgcgcccgcgcccccgcccccgcccccttggccgccgcgccgcgccgcgccgcgccgcgctcGTCGTCCGAGGCCAGGGCCGGCCGCGCCGAACCTCCGCAGCCACCGCCGAGTTGGGCCGCGCCGCCGGGGCTGCCGCCGCCCGCACCATGTCCGCGGCCGCCTACATGGACTTCGTGGCCGCCCAGTGTCTGGTGTCGATCTCGAACCGCGCTGCGGTGCCGGAGCACGGGGGCGCCCCGGACGCCGAGCGACTGCGACTCCCTGAGCGCGAGGTGGCCAAGGAGCACGGCGACCCGGGGGACGCCTGGAAGGATTACTGCACGCTGGTCACCATCGCCAAGAGCCTGTTGGACCTGAACAAGTACCGACCCATCCAGACCCCCTCGGTGTGCAGCGACAGTCTGGAGAGTCCGGATGAGGATATGGGATCCGACAGCGACGTGACCACCGAATCTGGGTCGAGTCCTTCTCACAGCCCCGAGGAGAGACAGGATCCTGGCGGCGCGCCCAGCCcgctctccctcctccaccccggAGTGGCTGCGAAGGGGAAACACGCCTCCGAAAAGAGGCACAAGTGCCCCTACAGTGGCTGTGGGAAAGTCTATGGAAAATCCTCCCATCTCAAAGCCCATTACAGAGTGCATACAGGTTAGCGGCggctccctcccccccaccccccccacccccccacccccccaccccaccccccaccccagcccagcccagcccagcccagctctgggGTTAGTTGACCTTTGGCTGGGCAGCCTTTCGGGGCGTTAAGGACACCACACTCGGCCTCGAGGGTGCCCGTATTTTGGATCAGGTGCTGCCGTTCGActctttaactgactgagccgcggAGAGACGGAAGGCTCCCCCTCTCGCCGCGTCTCCCGTCTCCAGGAGCCGCCGAGAGCCCTAACCCGGCAGGCCGGGGAGCGAGCGCCGAGGGCCGGCCCCTGTGCGTGGCTTCGCCGGGAGTGGtgccgcccctcccctcccctcccctcccctcccctcccctcccctcccctcccctccgctccccgccccaccccccctcGCAGGGCTCCCGCACCCCACGGCCGTGGGGCCACCCCACCTGGGCACACGCTGGCATCGGGGAGGTCAAATGGCGTAGCTTTTATTTGATTCTCTTGTGGGATTGCAGCGAGACGCGCCCCAAACCTGGGGAGAAGCAGTTTACGGGGGAGCCTTTTAGGGATGACTAAGGACTCATTTAGCCCCGTGCTTGCTACTTTTTCAGGGCTTGCCAAGGTGGTTTTAAATTTGGCCCAGAGTCCCCAGGGAGGTTTAAAATAACACTGCTTCGGGCAGCAGAGGAGTTTGATCAAGTGATGGTGGAGGGGGTTAACTTCATGACTAGTTAGCCTTTTTTTAAGGAGATTCCACAGCCGATTCCccaccgccgccaccaccaccatgaTTGGTGGCACCCTGCACCCTGAACAGTCAGCGAGGAGGTGTGGTCCTGGCCTGACATCCAGGCTCCCTCCTGCAACCAGGGTCTCTCCCAGGGACACCAAAAGGCAAGGGCTGGCCCAAGGGATGTGGCCAGAAAAGACATAAGCAGGTTAAGATGGGCTTTGGAGGCTTCCCGAGATTCTTGGTCAGCCAATTGTGCTGGTTCTGGGTAACACACTCAGAAAAAGTTGGAAAGGGTTGGGCCATGCTATCTCCACATCTTTAGTAAAGGTCCTGTTACAACCGCTGTTCTGATAAGGAAGCACAGGACTTGATCTTTTCCTAGAACTTCTTTTCCCTCCATCCCACGCGATATTTAAGAGGCTGTTGGAGTTACTTAGCAAAGTACTGTCATTCTTTGGTGTAATTGTCGGTACACTCAAGATGAGGCCCTGGGCCTGTGGTTTGAGAATGATACTTGGTTGGGTTGGGTTGGTTTTGCTCTTTCAGAGGAAGGCCACGTAACTGCATGTcgggttttatttcctttggacaGTGCTCCTTGTGGAGGTGGCTGCTGGCACAGGAGCAAAACTGACTTTCCTGCGTGGTTCCTGCAAAATCAGGTTCTGTTTGGGGTTGTCCTCTTAAGTTGCCATCAAACTAGCACAGTTGACAAAGTTTGTGTCTGCAAGGCTGGGGGCAGGCAGATGTGTGCCTGAACTGGGGGATGTGACCTTTAGCGTCACTCCCCCCAGGGTGAGGTAGGGGTATATTAGCCCCAGGGTGTTACTCACCAGCAGCTGTTGGGCGGGCCTGGCCTTGTCAGCCACGTCCCCCGGGGGTTCACTTCACCCCGACACCCACTGCCACCTTGAGCAAAGGCACTTTCTCCTTCAGGGAGCTGCCCACTCCGGTGGCCGGTGGCCGGGGAGGCCTGCAGGGTTTCTGTGGGCGTGGGCGCTACCTGAGTCTTCCTGTCTTAGAAAAAAAGGATTCCTGGAGACGTGACCCATTCAGccgagtgatttttttttttttctcgggCATTTATAGAAATGGCTGCttatgtgtgcgtgcatgcgtggTGCTCTTTAATTCTCCATAAGGCAAGCCGGCCCAGCTGTTCCAGGAGAACCTTTTACACAGTCAGGAGTGGAAAACCGAGTGAAATGTTAATCCCATTTTAAATGCTACAGTCGGTCTTCTGAAACTAGGGATATGGTGATAGCAGGTGTCTTCTTTACGTTTGGGGGGGCTCTGTGACACCAGGACGTGGTTGAACAAAAACCTCGCCCTCTGTAAATATTGTGGGAAGCATACTCCTACTGAACTAGGGATGTGTGAAGGATACTCCAAAGAAGAGATTTCTAGGTCTTGTGCATTTGGAAGTTGCAGCAGATAGGGCTTCAAGTTGGATTGTCTTGGGGGGTaaagcagggggcggggggggggagaggtAAGGAGCTTCCTGGTTTTTTCCAGAAGGTGGATCCCAGCTAGCCCTTGGAATGTCTGCATTCTATGAAGCTTTTAACAGCTAAAATTCCAGccacacccccaccctgctctgtGTGGCCCTATGAGAGTCCTTTCTGCTGCTCCACCAGCTCCTGGAGCCTCCTCCAGCTGCCACTTCCACAAAACCAGTGGCTTTAGAAGTTGAGTCATTTAAACAAAATTGCATTTCATCCAGTGCAGCTACTTCCGCAGTATCCTAAGAGAAAACACACTTTTGAGTTGGGTTCTCGTTTGTCCTGTTGTTTCCCAGGTGGGAGAAACTTCAGCAATTTGGAATTCCAAGTTTGCAAACTAGACAGGCCTGCTGCTGGATTTGCTTCGCAAATTTGTTTGGCTTGGCCAACACagagttaataaaaatgtagTTTAGTTACTAACATCTAGAAATCAGATGATTCGTCACAAATCCAGAGTTCTGGCTTCTCTGGAAAAATCGATCCATCTGGCAGTACTGGGCCTGAAGTCCTACCCAGCAACAATTGGCTTGA from Canis lupus dingo isolate Sandy chromosome 1, ASM325472v2, whole genome shotgun sequence encodes the following:
- the KLF9 gene encoding Krueppel-like factor 9 isoform X1, with protein sequence MSAAAYMDFVAAQCLVSISNRAAVPEHGGAPDAERLRLPEREVAKEHGDPGDAWKDYCTLVTIAKSLLDLNKYRPIQTPSVCSDSLESPDEDMGSDSDVTTESGSSPSHSPEERQDPGGAPSPLSLLHPGVAAKGKHASEKRHKCPYSGCGKVYGKSSHLKAHYRVHTGERPFPCTWPDCLKKFSRSDELTRHYRTHTGEKQFRCPLCEKRFMRSDHLTKHARRHTEFHPSMIKRSKKALAHPL
- the KLF9 gene encoding Krueppel-like factor 9 isoform X2; amino-acid sequence: MSAAAYMDFVAAQCLVSISNRAAVPEHGGAPDAERLRLPEREVAKEHGDPGDAWKDYCTLVTIAKSLLDLNKYRPIQTPSVCSDSLESPDEDMGSDSDVTTESGSSPSHSPEERQDPGGAPSPLSLLHPGVAAKGKHASEKRHKCPYSGCGKVYGKSSHLKAHYRVHTVLLVEVAAGTGAKLTFLRGSCKIRFCLGLSS